The Deinococcus aquaticus genomic interval GTGCCCGCATTCAGCAGGAGGCGGCGCGCCTGTTCGTGCAGAGCGGGTATCACGGCGTGAGCATGCGCGAGGTCGCGGAGGCCGTGGGTGTGACCAAACCGGCCCTGTACCACCATTACGCCGACAAGGAGGCGCTGTTCCTGGCGATGCTGGAGGGCACGCTGGCGGGACTGGCGCGGCTGGTGGCGGCCGCGAACGCGCAGGTGGGCATTCGCCTGCAACTGGATACGCTGGTGTACGAGTTACTGGCCAGCGCGCCCGAGCAGCGGGTGGGTCTGCAACTGGCGGGCGAGTTACGGCACGTGAGTGCCGAGCGGCGCGGCGCGTTCGAGCGTGAGTACCGCCGCGTGTGGATCGGGGGCCTGTCGGAATTGTTCGAGCTGGCGGCCGCGCGGGGCGAGTTGCGCGCGGACGTGGTCCCGGCGATGCTGGCGCGGGCGTTCCTGGCGCTCACGTACCCGCTGGTGACTGGGGCGCCGTCCAGTGATCCGCAGGGCATGGGTCGGGCGCTGCTGGCCGTGTTCCTGGACGGCGCGACCCCCCGCTAAAGCCTCCCGGGTTGATGAGGTGACCCCCGGTTGCATGAAGGTCCTTGAGCGTCCTGCCATGCAGCGGGGCGGGCGTCCCGTCAGCATGAACGTTGGTCGCGTGGCACGGGCGCGGTGACAGGGCAGTTGGCCGGTTTCCTGGGCGCGCGTGGCAGCGCCCGTTTTCTGTTCTCAGGGAGTGACTCAGGTGGAATCACTGTTCGGTTGGATAACGCAGCCCGAGGCGTGGCTGGCGTTCGGTACGCTGCTGCTGCTTGAGGTCGTTCTGGGCATCGACAACGTCATTTTCATCTCGATCCTGGCGGGCAAACTGCCGCCGGAGCAGCAGCAGCGCGCGCGGACCATCGGCCTGCTGGGGGCCATGTTCATGCGGCTGGGCCTGCTGTTCTCGATCAGCTGGATCTACAGCCTGAAAAACGAGCTGTTCGAGGTGTTCGGGCAGGGCTTCTCGGGCCGGGACCTGATCCTGATCTTCGGCGGGTTGTTCCTGCTGTACAAGGCCGTCAAGGAGATGCACGAGCAGCTGGAAGGCCCGGAGCACGGCGCGGGCTCGTCGGGGGGCGCGGTGGTCGGGGCGAACTTCGCGGCGATCATCGGGCAGATCATGCTGCTGGACATCGTGTTCAGCCTCGACAGTGTCATCACGGCGGTCGGGATGGCCGACGACATCGGCGTGATGGTCTCGGCGGTGGTCGTGACGGTGGCGATCATGCTGGTGGCCGCGCGGCCCATCGGGGACTTCGTGCAGGCGCACCCGACCGTGAAGATGCTGGCCCTGTCGTTCCTGCTGCTGATCGGCGTGAACCTGATCGCGGATGGCTTCGGTTTCAAGATTCCCAAGGGGTACACGTACTTCGCGATGGGCTTCGCGATT includes:
- a CDS encoding TetR/AcrR family transcriptional regulator, which encodes MTVPPVSAPAALPDTTRARIQQEAARLFVQSGYHGVSMREVAEAVGVTKPALYHHYADKEALFLAMLEGTLAGLARLVAAANAQVGIRLQLDTLVYELLASAPEQRVGLQLAGELRHVSAERRGAFEREYRRVWIGGLSELFELAAARGELRADVVPAMLARAFLALTYPLVTGAPSSDPQGMGRALLAVFLDGATPR
- a CDS encoding TerC family protein, which gives rise to MESLFGWITQPEAWLAFGTLLLLEVVLGIDNVIFISILAGKLPPEQQQRARTIGLLGAMFMRLGLLFSISWIYSLKNELFEVFGQGFSGRDLILIFGGLFLLYKAVKEMHEQLEGPEHGAGSSGGAVVGANFAAIIGQIMLLDIVFSLDSVITAVGMADDIGVMVSAVVVTVAIMLVAARPIGDFVQAHPTVKMLALSFLLLIGVNLIADGFGFKIPKGYTYFAMGFAIAVELLNLRMRRGKPVQLHGSDRQPD